A region from the Cydia fagiglandana chromosome 23, ilCydFagi1.1, whole genome shotgun sequence genome encodes:
- the LOC134675789 gene encoding CD63 antigen-like: MAKEDFMKNVLYVVNIIFAVFGLATAITGIWFFVQLMEFVRLRNMNHYLLDWRVYWPQVAPWLFIIFGVMIIIIAFCGWCGAQRESRGILGIYGGFLSFLILFQVLSAVLIFVYVDGEDTDRFIKDTVYDGFYNIQNNQEHARQYEWIERKLKCCGANDARDYRAFRNDLPLSCCHDSLYKALCDFTDKEANERVGCAKVAAVYTKIISSSVAAASLLMMILEIVGVAIAWRLFHLFREVEHYIPEKKEGETEC; encoded by the coding sequence ATGGCTAAAGAAGACTTTATGAAGAACGTGCTTTACGTTGTCAACATCATCTTCGCCGTGTTCGGGCTGGCAACAGCTATCACAGGAATATGGTTTTTCGTGCAGCTCATGGAATTCGTCCGCCTTCGGAATATGAACCATTACTTACTCGACTGGAGAGTTTACTGGCCTCAAGTGGCGCCATGGCTGTTTATCATCTTCGGggtcatgatcatcatcatcgccTTCTGTGGTTGGTGCGGCGCGCAGCGGGAAAGCAGAGGAATCCTCGGGATTTATGGTGGATTCCTGAGTTTCCTGATCCTGTTCCAAGTGCTATCAGCAGTGCTTATATTTGTGTATGTGGATGGTGAAGATACTGACCGTTTCATTAAGGATACAGTGTACGATGGATTCTACAACATACAAAACAACCAGGAACACGCGAGGCAGTACGAGTGGATCGAACGGAAGCTGAAATGTTGCGGTGCCAACGACGCAAGAGATTACCGAGCTTTTAGAAATGATCTGCCTTTGTCATGCTGTCATGACAGTCTTTACAAAGCCTTGTGTGACTTCACGGATAAGGAAGCTAACGAAAGAGTGGGTTGTGCTAAAGTGGCTGCAGTGTACACCAAGATCATCAGCTCTTCCGTCGCCGCTGCGTCGCTACTTATGATGATTCTCGAGATCGTCGGAGTGGCGATCGCTTGGagactattccatctgttccggGAGGTGGAACATTATATCCCAGAGAAGAAGGAAGGTGAGACCGAGTGCTAG
- the LOC134675788 gene encoding tetraspanin-12-like: MASKIALHVLNVVFTIFGLILFSGSIAFFCYINMFVTLRNSNHYLLDYNVYWPQAVPWMFFVTSLFVIFSAVCGCIGAKKNSKSMVTTYGIFVSVATSLLLGMAIVALVCADGPRTDNFIRDTVWDAYSQMKDHPELEQYFGNVEKRLYCCGADSPRDYVSWRNEFPQSCCDVVRYNFLDSYPIDCSTTNKLANERHGCSEVAAQYARIGIKVLSGVSIFTALIGLLTLAVAFSTSKKIKNRRRTPQVIDGRELETKKVLL; the protein is encoded by the coding sequence ATGGCTTCCAAAATCGCTCTGCACGTGCTAAATGTCGTCTTCACGATATTCGGACTGATCCTCTTCAGTGGTTCTATTGCCTTCTTCTGTTATATCAACATGTTCGTCACGCTTCGGAACAGCAATCATTACCTTCTGGACTATAATGTGTACTGGCCTCAAGCGGTCCCGTGGATGttctttgtgacgtcactgtTTGTGATCTTCAGTGCAGTCTGCGGATGTATCGGGGCCAAGAAAAACAGTAAGTCGATGGTTACTACTTACGGGATATTCGTCTCTGTAGCTACATCATTACTGTTGGGCATGGCTATAGTTGCCCTAGTTTGCGCTGATGGTCCTAGAACAGATAATTTCATCAGAGACACAGTCTGGGACGCATATTCGCAAATGAAAGACCATCCTGAGCTAGAACAGTATTTTGGAAACGTCGAGAAACGTCTATATTGCTGCGGCGCAGACAGCCCAAGAGATTACGTCAGCTGGAGAAACGAATTTCCTCAATCATGCTGTGACGTCGTCAGGTATAATTTCCTAGATTCCTATCCCATTGACTGTAGTACGACGAACAAGCTAGCCAATGAGAGACACGGATGTTCAGAAGTCGCGGCACAATATGCAAGAATCGGCATCAAAGTTTTATCCGGAGTGTCAATTTTCACCGCATTAATTGGCTTGTTAACGCTCGCCGTTGCTTTTTCAACGTCTAAGAAAATCAAGAACAGGAGGAGAACACCTCAAGTGATAGATGGGAGAGAATTAGAAACCAAAAAAGTGCTTCTATAA
- the LOC134676032 gene encoding CD63 antigen-like, giving the protein MRKVILYILNILYALFGLALFLGGVAFCIYVAQFTALRNTHHYKLDFSLYWPQVIPVVACLAGIFVIFVSCFGCCTASKNNKGFTIMQSIFILITLIVLITCAALTLKYGDNEETDVYLIDALTDGFSEAKTSPNHQEMFSRIESWLGCCGAEGSSSYRPHGVHYLPQSCCGYSEDSNQKCEFTSKEATDRHGCVKVVVSYSRLFLRVLAAAAAVAAFFGILSLVATLALSIDLKRKPAVYEATDIETKKGLL; this is encoded by the coding sequence ATGCGTAAAGTAATTCTTTATATCCTAAATATTCTTTATGCCCTTTTCGGGCTCGCGTTGTTCCTCGGCGGTGTCGCGTTTTGTATATACGTGGCCCAATTTACTGCCTTGAGGAACACCCATCATTACAAACTAGACTTCAGCTTGTACTGGCCTCAAGTGATCCCGGTCGTCGCCTGCTTAGCTGGAATCTTCGTGATCTTCGTCAGCTGCTTCGGCTGCTGCACTGCTTCCAAGAACAACAAGGGCTTCACTATTATGCAGTCTATCTTCATCCTCATCACCTTAATAGTGCTTATAACCTGTGCTGCGTTAACTTTGAAGTATGGCGACAATGAAGAGACAGACGTGTATTTGATTGATGCGCTGACCGACGGATTTTCCGAAGCAAAAACGAGTCCGAATCACCAGGAGATGTTCTCGAGGATCGAGAGCTGGCTTGGTTGCTGCGGCGCTGAAGGTTCATCAAGCTACAGGCCTCACGGTGTGCATTATTTACCTCAATCCTGCTGCGGATATTCAGAAGATTCCAATCAAAAATGCGAATTCACGTCTAAGGAGGCTACTGATAGGCATGGCTGTGTAAAAGTAGTTGTTTCATACAGTAGATTATTCCTAAGAGTTTTAGCAGCGGCCGCTGCTGTTGCAGCCTTCTTTGGAATCTTAAGTCTAGTAGCTACTTTAGCTTTGTCGATAGATTTGAAGAGAAAGCCAGCAGTGTACGAAGCGACGGACATCGAGACGAAGAAAGGACTTTTGTAA